Proteins from one Gossypium raimondii isolate GPD5lz chromosome 8, ASM2569854v1, whole genome shotgun sequence genomic window:
- the LOC105792241 gene encoding histone H2AX, with translation MSSAAVAAKGGRGRGRGKPTAKAVSRSSKAGLQFPVGRVARFLKKGRYAERVGSGSPVYLSAVLEYLAAEVLELAGNAARDNKKNRIIPRHIQLAVRNDEELSKLMGGVTIANGGVLPNINQSLLSRKAGKGKVETGSTSQEF, from the exons ATGAGCTCAGCCGCCGTAGCAGCCAAAGGAGGTCGGGGCCGAGGCCGAGGCAAGCCAACGGCCAAAGCCGTTTCCAGGTCTAGCAAAGCTGGTCTCCAGTTCCCCGTTGGCCGCGTCGCTCGTTTCCTCAAGAAAGGGCGGTACGCTGAGCGCGTTGGATCTGGCTCTCCTGTCTACCTCTCCGCCGTCCTCGAGTATCTTGCCGCTGAG GTTTTGGAATTGGCTGGAAATGCCGCAAGAGATAACAAGAAGAACAGAATCATCCCGAGGCATATTCAATTGGCAGTGAGGAACGACGAAGAATTGAGCAAGCTGATGGGAGGTGTGACGATTGCGAACGGAGGTGTTTTGCCTAATATCAATCAAAGTCTATTGTCACGGAAGGCCGGGAAAGGTAAAGTAGAGACCGGTTCCACTTCTCAGGAATTTTAG
- the LOC105792242 gene encoding protein VAPYRIN-LIKE, whose amino-acid sequence MDRLVKVDVKEVEILFMEGQKTTTNFTLTNLMHTMSVAVCLSTKNSSFFSFNNQFSIIPPLSSSTYTLFSQPSDQPPLTNPPDAITVKTTMLPLGKAHHDDLRRLFSKPGPHVFKDATLPISFTGPHVIQHLISSNTQMTDMDIWCNKAISGCFGDQLTVLLKSAVVSGKVGLVRTLIDHRGDVNDKDDKGRSLVSLAVEAGHVDVVNALISAGCEIDNTVDHVLHYAAAKNRVDLMDVLFRGYKNMDLIDSIDFNGRTPIHISAIHGHTESIKFCLSLGADPEVLDVNKCTPLHLAALGGHLSAVECLLEVSNYTKYALNGQGKTAFALAVENDRSNVYDPLHLGDALHRSARIGDVNGIKSCISEGANMNGKDQNGWTPLHRAAFKGKTECVRALISYGGDINGVDNNGYTPLHRAVEAGHVEAALVLIGHGAKANVKCLKGIGMGVALKSDCSKNHCCYRGSFVQPL is encoded by the coding sequence ATGGACAGGTTAGTGAAAGTAGATGTGAAAGAAGTCGAAATACTGTTCATGGAAGGCCAAAAAACCACTACGAATTTCACTTTAACGAATCTCATGCACACCATGTCTGTAGCTGTTTGTTTATCCACAAAGAACTCatctttcttctctttcaaCAACCAATTTTCAATAATCCCACCCCTTTCATCTTCAACCTATACTCTCTTCTCCCAGCCGTCGGATCAACCTCCTTTGACAAACCCTCCCGATGCTATTACCGTCAAAACCACCATGCTTCCTTTAGGGAAAGCGCACCATGACGATCTCCGCCGTCTGTTTTCCAAGCCTGGACCTCACGTGTTCAAGGACGCTACTTTACCGATCTCGTTCACCGGTCCCCACGTGATTCAACACCTCATTTCGAGCAATACCCAGATGACGGATATGGATATTTGGTGCAACAAAGCGATTTCCGGGTGTTTCGGGGACCAACTCACGGTGCTGCTCAAATCCGCTGTCGTTTCAGGGAAAGTTGGTTTGGTCCGTACACTGATCGACCACCGTGGGGATGTGAACGACAAGGATGATAAAGGAAGGTCTTTGGTCTCCCTAGCTGTCGAAGCTGGACATGTTGATGTCGTCAATGCCTTGATTTCAGCTGGTTGTGAAATTGATAACACGGTTGACCATGTCTTGCACTATGCAGCAGCAAAAAACAGAGTCGATTTGATGGATGTTCTGTTTCGAGGTTATAAAAACATGGATCTGATTGATTCCATTGATTTCAATGGCCGAACCCCAATTCATATATCTGCTATTCACGGGCACACCGAATCGATTAAGTTCTGTTTATCACTAGGTGCGGACCCTGAAGTTTTAGACGTCAATAAATGCACCCCACTTCATTTAGCCGCTCTGGGAGGTCATTTAAGCGCCGTGGAATGCCTGTTGGAAGTATCCAATTATACCAAATACGCATTGAACGGACAAGGGAAGACCGCTTTCGCGCTTGCAGTCGAAAACGACCGGTCGAACGTGTATGATCCATTGCATTTAGGTGACGCGTTGCACCGTTCTGCGAGGATCGGAGACGTGAATGGGATCAAGAGTTGCATCAGCGAGGGGGCGAACATGAATGGGAAGGATCAGAACGGGTGGACGCCTTTACATAGGGCGGCATTCAAAGGTAAAACCGAGTGTGTTCGGGCTTTGATTAGCTACGGTGGTGATATTAACGGTGTTGATAACAACGGGTACACGCCGTTGCATCGCGCGGTGGAGGCGGGGCATGTTGAGGCTGCTTTGGTGTTGATCGGTCATGGGGCTAAAGCTAATGTGAAGTGCCTTAAAGGTATTGGTATGGGGGTGGCTTTGAAGTCAGATTGTTCTAAGAATCATTGTTGTTATCGTGGTTCATTTGTTCAACCTTTGTGA